ATAATTCGCGGAGTCTATCGCGCGAAAACCGTAGGTGGAACCATGAGTCATGGCAAAATCCTGCGCCAATTGAATGTTGGACTGGAGCTTCCTGGCTATCGCATCGAGATCGGCGGCTGGAACATCGAAGGCTACTACGGCCGCTACCGCCATGATCCCCAAAAGAACCATGACCGCAACGAGCTCGACTATAGTAAAACCCCCGCACCCCTTGTGTTTGGATCCGAACTTCATAACCGCCCCCAAAAACTATGGCAGAGTGACAGATCTGCTCTTAGCGCTGGAATCCGTAAAGGTGACAGATATGTCTATCGTCTTACCTGAAATGCCAGAGGAAAATTTGATAAAATTAACTACCGCCGAGCCAGTAATTCTGTAATCCAGGATGTCGATCGGAGAACCGGAAGATATCCCGGACATATCATCATAGACATCGATGCCGTCTATCCTGATTCCCCTTACAGTCTCCCCCAGATTTGGAGAAATGGAAAAGGTCATCTTATCTATATTGATTGCATTTAAGCATGTTTTGTCGATAACAACGTTCTGCAGCTCATTACCCGAAGAACCGCCAACGACAGCTCCGGAAATATCTATCTCTGCGCAATCCCCCGCGAGCAAATCGGTGGTGATCGAGTGCGTGCGCTGAACATCGGAGGCAACACCTACAGCTGTGATCTTTCGTTGAAGCGGAGCAATACCGGTTGTAAACTTTGCTTGGCCTAGGACCTTATTGTTGACTATTGGATAGCCTCCCTCTTTTATTTCCCTCAAAGCATATTCAAATGCCGCCTGAACGGCATAAAAAGCGTATTCGCGTTTTATGCTCTTCATCCTCGACTCCTGGTCCATTGAAACGAGCGCTACAAGCGCCGCCCCCAAGACACCGAGAATGATCAGCGTAAAAAGAGTGCCGATTATTGAAACGCCCTTGTCGTTCACAAACTTCATCGGAAAATATCTCCTACTCAAAATTGCTGTACATAAACGACCTCGGGAAAACGTTCGTCCTAAGATGTATGCTGCCGGCACCTGCCGGCGCCTCAACGGTAAAATCTATATTGATAAGGCGCACGAGATGCGCCCATATCGTTCTGGTACCATCAGACTTCAAATAATCGAAATCTAAATAAACAACGTTCCCAGCCAGGAAATCTTCGTCACGATATATGCACGGAACACTCAATCCTTTTTTGCTCGCCGTGTAGCTTTTAAAATTGGTTGAAACTCCATCGACGTCGCGAAAGCCAAATTTGTTATCCGCCATCCATGTTATTTCGTCTGAATCTATCATCAGAATCTCATCGACCATCCTCTCCATTGCGAGCCTTGCGGTCTGCGACGCATCATGCCTGTTGACTATCAGCGAGTACACGTCGAGACCCGAGGTGAGAACTTTAGCGGCAACGCCGGCAATCACCCCCACAACGACGACGGTGAGCACCGTCTCGATGAAGGTAAACGCCCTTTTGGAAAGCAGCCTTCTCATTCTTACCTCAGTAATTGGAGATTATGGTAGGAATCGATACCCTCTGATTTGCAGCCTGTCCCCATACAACTGTAACTGTAACCCTCTTATATCCTGAAGAGGGTTCCGGCGTAATCAAATCGGACGATGCAACTTCGGCTATGTTTGTGCTCCTCGTGTAAACGCTTAAATCACCTGTAAATGTTTCGTTCGGATAGGCGTTCGATGTGATGGATCCATACCCCGAGGTAACCTTAGCAAGTATTATTCTCTCTAATTTTTCACGCGCAAGATTCGACGCAATAACATTCAAGTCTATCTGTATCGCTCCACGGGTGGCGTTTTCAAAAAGGGCCATGATGCCCACCATGCCGACCGAGATAATGACCACGGTCAAAAGAAGCTCGATCAAGGTAAAACCCCTGCGGCATAACTTCATCTATCCTCCACACACATCCTGCAGCTGCAGCTGGTTCCATAGTCGAGTATATCGATGAGCACCGCCCCGGTATTTTCTATCACGTATATTCTGCGTCTGGCGCCGCTGTCGGCCAGCACTTCTATATTACCTCCGCCTCCCATAGTAGGCTTTCCAAGTTTATTGAACTCGACTTGAAAGTTATTCGCCAGTGCGATGCTCCCGAAGTCGCTGACATTTTCCACCATCAAATTCTTTTCGAATGGATCTATAGCAGGATTGGATGGAATCCCATCGTAGACGGTATACCCTCCCCCCTGCGTAAACTTAACACCATGAGGAGATCCTTTTGAAGTCGCCATCTGCTGAGCAAAGCGTATATCCGATTGAATTTTTCTGGAAAGTGAGTCAACCGAAACGTTGCCTATGTCACCGGTGTAGGAGATGAAGAGGGCCGCAATCACTACCAGCATCCCCATGACCAGAACCAGCTCTATCATTGTGAAACCGCTCGAACGCATCTTTCACCTCAAGAAAAAAAGGGAAGCCGAGCGCTAGAAACCTCGACCTCCCTTTTAAATCTCAAAACAGTGCACAGCGCAAGCGACTGACAACGCTCGCCCATCAACCAAAGCTCACTGGAACGTGCCGTCCGTAATGTTATACGTAAAGGTCGTAACAGCCGTACCATCGTTGAAGGAATAGGAAGTCGCAGATGCCTTGGTCCAACTCGTATCATTGACCCCGTTCGAAAGAATGGTATCAAAGCATGTCACGCACGCACCGTTTGCATTGCTATCCAACGTTGCTGGATATGAACCAGAACCGCCGTTTGTAACCATGTCATTAGCCCTGTAAAGAGCTATCCCTGAGCGGACCGCGCCGACAACACCCTGCATCGAAGCCTGTTCAGCCGAAGTAGAGAGATCGAGGAATCTCGGGAGGGCGGAAATTGCCAATATGCCCAATATCGTGATAACCAGAATCAACTCAATCAACGTAAACCCTTTGCGACTCATAAAATCCTCCCCCTTGTTTAAATGGCACTTATTATATTATTCAATGCTAACTTTCGAGATTATAGTCCCATCCGCAAAAATTGTCTAGCCGATATTGACCAATAATTACAAAAAGTTAGATCACCAGTATTCATAACCGGCAGATGCGCTCCTAACCCACCCTGTGACCTTATCATACTGATATGGCGTCTCAAATGGGTCTATGATCGCTCCGGCCTTATTCAGCGTCAGATTATGAAAAAAGCGCCTCGGGATATCCTCACCAGGGAACTTGTATTCGCTGGATATCATCTCGGCGAGATCCTCGGGGTTTCTGCCATTGACCGCCTTGAATAGGTTGATCGATGTCCGGAGGGCCTGCAACTGGTAGAACATCGCCTTTTGATTGCTCAGCTGGCGTTCGAAATATATCGTTATGCTCATAATCGCAACAGTCAGCAGCGCAACAACGATCAGCGCAATTCTTTCAGAATTTCTCTTCATATATATAACCTCCTAGATATGCTCAATTTTTACTATCACCAGCGAGTGTACCCCTCAGTTGTAGACCTGACCCATCCCGAAACTGGATCGTATTGATATGGGTTGCCAAATGGATCTCGCAGCATATCCGCATCATCATCATACAGATATTCCAGATAAGGCTTGGTTGAATTTTCAGTGGTATACTTACTTTTTTCGAGTTCAACCAGGTCGGGCGGAAGCTGTTTGTTTATAACCGCATAAAGCGATATTGCAGAGCGAAGCATCGAAAGCTCCTGTATCAGCAGCCTTCTCTTTTGAACTGTCGCCCTGCCGGCGTATATTCCGGCCCCAAGAACCAGACTCAACATCACTACGACCGAGATAAGTACGACCTCAAAAGTGGATCTTTTCTTTTTCATCTCTCCCCCTATCAGTGCATCCCACCGACCACGGAAGACATATTCCATATGGGAAGGAAAATTGCCAGCGCTAAAAGCGCGACAAACGCAAAAATGCCAACTAAAAGTATCGGCTCCAGAAGCGTCGTGAGATTTTTTATCGTATGATCGACTTCCAGATCAAAATGCTCGGCTACGGTGGAAAGCATCTCATCGAGGGCGCCCGCCCTTTCCGCGACGGCCGCAGTTTCAATCATGACCGGAGGAAAATAGGTCTGCCGCGACATAGCTTCGGATAAAGTCGTGCCTCTTTTGATATCGTCCCTCACCTTCAAAATTTCCAAACCGAAGGCCGCATTGTCTATAACGTTGGCGACGACCTCGAGACTGCGAGGCATCGCCAGTCCGCTGTGGTAAAGGGCCGCCAAAATATGCCCAAACCTGGAGTTGGCAACCTTCAGGTTGAGTGGACCAAACACTGGCATCTTTAGCCTCAGGGCATCCATCTTAAAACGTCCGACCTTGGTGGTATAGAACCTTCTGAAGGCGACAAAACCGGCCATGGCGGCACCGAGGACGAGATACCAATAATTTCTCATGAAGTTGCTGATTCCTATCAGAAGCTTTGTCGGAAGCGGAAGCTCGGCGTCGTACCTACCATAGAACTCGACAAATCTCGGAACGACCAGTGTCATCAGGGTGGCGACGGCAACGACAAGAAAGAATATTACTATTTTGGGATACAGGGTAGCACCCTTAACATTTTTCTTAATCTCATAATCCTTTGAAAGAAGGGCTGAGAGTTTGCTGAGAACTTCTTCCAGTATTCCAGCCTCCTCGCCTGCGGCCAGCATTGAAACGTAGAGTTCGTTGAATATCTGAGGATGTCTTCCGAATGCCTGTGCAAGAGTTGATCCGGAACCTATGTCTGAACGCACCCTTATCAGGGCGTTGCGAAGGGTTCTGGCGCGGATTTGTTTGATCATCGTATCCAAAATGGTATCAATGCTAACTCCCGCTTTGAAAAGCGTATAGAACTGGCGAGTGAAGATCATTATATCTTCCTGCCTGACCTTGTTAAAAAGATCCGTAAACATCTTCAGTGAAAAAAAAGTCTTGGAGACCTCCTTGACCGAGATGGGGACCATCCCTTCCCTAAAAAGTCCCTCCTTAAGCTCCACTGAAGAAACCGCCTCGATCTCGCCAGAGATCAGAACTCCATCTTTGTCGCGAGCCTTGTATATGAATGTCGGCATATCAGCTATCCTCTCCTGTGACTCTCAAAACCTCTTCAACGGTGGTGATTCCGTCGATGATTCGCTGGACCCCCTGTTGCCGCATATCCTTGATCCCTCTCGACGTAACGTAAGAATCAAGCTCCGCCTCATTGGCACCGCTCATGACGAGTTGCCTCAGCTGCATATCCATATCGACAACTTTGAATAGCCCTATCCTTCCCGAATAACCACTCATCCTGCAGAATTTGCATCCGCGCCCTCTGAATAATTTCGTACCATCGGGAATTGAAAGTGCAGACATCTTCACCGGATCGGGCTCAACCGGAGACTTGCACTTGGAACATATTTTTCTGACGAGCCTCTGAGACATAACCCCGACTAGAGCCGATGCTATCATAAATTTTTCAACGCCGAGATCCTCAAGCCTTGAAACGGCGCCCAAAGCGGTATTCGTATGGATGGTCGAAAAAACGAGATGCCCGGTGATTGCAGCTCGAACAGCCATATCGGCCGTCTCCTGATCCCTAACCTCGCCCAACATTATTATGTCCGGGTCCTGCCTCAAAATAGATTTCATCGCAGAACCGAATGTCATGCCGGCTTTCACATTTACCTGCGCCTGATTGACCCCCGGGATTTCATTTTCTATCGGATCTTCGATGGAGACTATATTTCTGTCCTGTGAATTAAGACGCTGAAGAGCCGCATAGAGAGTCGTGGTCTTTCCTGATCCGGTGGGGCCTGTCACGAGGAAGATTCCGTAAGGGCGGGATATTATATTTTCGAAGGTCTGTTTCTGCAGGTCGTCAAAACCCAGAGAGTCCACTCCCAGCGATTGTTCCTTCGTAAGCAGCCTGATCACAACTTTCTCACCGTACATCGTAGGATAAGTAGACACCCTCATGTCGAGGTTTTTGCCGCTCATCCTCGCTCTCACTCTTCCATCCTGTGGAATGCGCCTCTCGGCGATATCCATTCCACCTATGATCTTGATTCTGGTGATTATCGGAAGGTGAAGCTGTTTTTTAAGAATGAGCCTCTCCTCAAGAACGCCGTCAACTCTGTTCCTGATTTTAAGTGTTTTCTCCGCTGGCTCGATATGGATGTCGCTGGCCCCTTCCTTCGCCGCGGTCGCCAAAAGCCTGTTGACCTCGGCTATCACCTGAGAACCCGACGCCATTTCCTTGAGCTGCTCGGCCATGTCTTCAACGGACTCGGAACCGTATTGAATTATTTCAATTTCATCCTTCCCCTCGCCGGTTCCATCCATAGCCCGATAATTCTCAGCTATGAGTTGATCGATCTCATCCTGAGCTGCAAGCATCGGCTGAATGCGGCAGTTGAGCGCCGCCCTGACGTCATCGAGCGCAAAGACATCGAGGGGATCGGCCATAGCGATGGTTAGCGTATCCTCTATTTTGAACATCGGCATGAAATGATATTTCTTGGCAAGGCTCATCGGAACGAGCTTCACCGCATCGGAATCGATCGTATAGTCACCGAGGGCGACAAAGGGAATGTTGAGGCGTTTGCTCAAAAATTCAAATATCTGTTCGCGGTCGAGAAAACCCTTGCGAATAAGTATGTGACCGAGGTTTCCGCCAAGGTTTTTTGAGTCTCCTGAACGACGGCCAGCTGATCGGCGCTTATCAGGCCGGCCTCAACGAGCTCCTGCCCAAGGTTATCAAGAATTTTAAAGGTATTCTTTGACATGGAGCCCCCACGAAACGGGCGGCATATTACCAAACAGATATAGGCAAGGTCAACTTATTGAAGCCCTGCGCAGCGGACTATCCTTTTATTTAGGACTCTGATATACAGGTCGCTATGTCATACTTCAAAGAAAGAGCCCCTTCCGGAATGATCTTGTTCATGGCCCTCCTCGGGCTAATTGTGGCCGCAGGATTTACCAAGATCTCCGGCTACGACATATGGTGGCACCTCAAAACCGGCGAGATAATTTTCAGCACGAGGCAGATCCCCTTAAATGATATATTTTCCTACACGGCCATGGGAAATCCATGGGTAAACCATGAATGGCTCTTTCAGGTCATGGCGTGGCTGCTCTATTCTAAGATAGGACTTTCCTCCCTAACACTTCTGCAGTTCGGCATAGTAGCGGCGATGTCGATATTCCTGTACTCGACATTTCTCCGGACTACTGAATCGAAGATCGCAGCGATGTTCGGCACAGCACTGACAACGCTATCGGTGGCCGACAGGGTGATGATGCGCCCATTTCTTATAGGACTAATGCTAACCGCTTATTTCCTTTTCCGTCTTCATTCGTACGTAACAAAAGACAAGGGCTCTCTTTTTGAACTTCCATTCTTAACCATCCTCTGGGTCAATGTACACGCAGGAGGAATGATAGGACCATCCCTCATACTGGCCTTCGCCGCAGGGGAAAGCTTGCAGCGTCTGATCGCCATCAAGACGAAATGGGGAGCCCAATCACCCTCCTCTCCTGACATCATCCGCAAGTTGTGGCTAGTCGGGATCACCAGCACGGTCGCTGCGATCATCAACCCGTTCGGCACAGAGACATACACATTTTCGACATCCCACTTTCAAATGAAAGCGATACTCTCGTTCACTCAGGAATGGATTCCCGTACTCGATCCAAGGCTAGACGGCGTATTTTCTCAGATATTATTCCGAATACTGCTCCTGCTCACACCCTTATCATTCGTAGTCAACAGAAGAAGCGCCCGCCTTTCACACCTCGGAATATGGGTGATCGCATCTATGATGGTGCTCAAGGGAAGAAGGTTTACCGCTGACTACGCAATAATGATGACCCCCATAATATTCCTCAACTTTAGGACGCTAGCCGGCAAATTCAGGGTCACCGCCGGGGCTGAAAACCTGAGAAGATGGGGAAGCGTCCTGATAGTTTCGGTAATTTCACTCATAGCCGTTCGCGACGGCATCCCAGCGACAATACGCGGAGGAACAGCCGGAGAACTGGGTCTAGGGATCGTCAGCAACTTTCCTTCCGGAACAGCCGACTTTTTGGAACGCGAGGGGATACATGGCAGGATGTTCAACGAGATGGGCCTGGGAGGATATCTCATCTTCCGGCGATGGCCGAAAGAATTGGTATTCATAGATGGAAGGACTCCTGTCTACGGAGATGAGTTCTATCTCGAATACATGGACATCATCCAAAACCCCAGAAACCTAGAGGCTCTGCTCAAAAAATATGGTATCGACTATATGGTATTCAACGCCTATCAGGCTTGGAGCATGCGACACATGCACCGCTACATATCGACGAGGCCGGATTGGAAGCTGGTCTATGCGACAAGCCATGGGTTCGTATATCTGAAAGACAAGCCTGAATATCGTGAGAAAATAGAACGCCTCTGGATTCCGGAACATCCTCTGGTAGAAGAGATGAAACGCATAGGCGAGATCAAAGTAAAAAAAGATATGAAAGATATCGGCGATTCTGATATTGTACCCGAAAACAACAGGGGGAAATGACGATGACATTAACATTAAGAGACCTTCTTATCCACACCATAGAAAAAAAAGGCAGCGACCTCCACATAAACACCGGCCTCCCGCCTCAGGTGAGGATAGACGGAAAGCTGACACCGATCGGCGACTCTCCGCTATCTCCGGAACAGGCGAAGGAGCTTTGTTATGAATGCCTGAACCAGGAACAGGTCATGCATTTCGAAACCGAGAGATCGATAGATCTATCGTTTCAAATAGAGGGGCACTCCAGGTTCAGGGCGAACATATTCTGGGCGCTCGATACCGTCTGCGCAGCCTTCAGGCCGATACCGCTCCAAATTCCCACCCCAGATACCCTCGGCATTCCCGCCTCTGTGCTGAATCTGATAAACAAGCCGAGAGGGCTGGTGCTCGTAACCGGTCAGACTGGAAGCGGAAAATCCACGACACTGGCCTCTATGCTTGAACAGATAAATCAAAACAGCCATGAACATATAATAACCATAGAGGATCCGATCGAATACCTATTCACGCAGAAAAAGTCCCTTATCAATCAGAGGGAAATAGGACGCGATGCCCACGGCTTCAGCCAAGCCTTGCGATACATACTGAGGCAGGACCCCGATGTAGTTTTGATCGGCGAGATGCGCGATTTGGAAACCATTCAGAGCGCCATAACGGTCGCTGAAACCGGCCACTTGGTCTTTGCGACGCTGCACACCAATTCCGCCGTTCAATCGGTGGACAGGATCATCGATGTTTTCCCGCCGCACCACCAGAACCAGGTAAGAACTCAGCTTTCATTCATGCTCGAAGGCGTCGTCTCACAGCAGCTTCTACCCAAAATCGGCGGGGGGAGAACCTTGGCCATGGAAATTCTGTTGCCGAACTCAGGAATAAGAAATCTCATCAGAGAAGGGAAAACCCACCAGATCGCAGCACAGATGCAGATGGGACAACAGCACAGTGACATGGTGATGATGGATCAATCGCTGGCCAAACTTGTAAAAGCCGGAATTGTGGATCACGATGAGGCGCGCCGAGCGGCTATAAACGTTGAGGACTTCAACAGTTATATGCTCTGACCGGCTGCCCCCCTTGCAAAGCCTATTCTGCTTTACATTTAAGAGGGACTTTTGATATGTTCGCGCGGACTCAAGGACATAGTTTCTGCTATCCACAGGGGGAGTTGTATGTCAGGTCACAATAAATGGTCTACAATCAAACATAAAAAAGGGGCTGCCGATGCGAAAAGAGGCAAAATCTTCTCAAAGCTCATTAAAGAAATCTCTGTCGCCGCACGGGTCGGGGGCGGTGATCCAAATAGCAACCCAAGGCTTCGCACGGTACTCGACAAGGCGCGTACTGCCAATATGCCCAACGATAACATTACAAGGGCAATCAAACGAGGTACTGGTGAACTCGAAGGCGTCAGCTATGAGGAAGTCACCTTTGAAGGTTATGGCCCAGGCGGAGTCGCCGTACTTGTTGAAACGATGACCGACAACAGAAACAGGACGGTCGCGGAGCTCAGGCACATATTTTCGAAGCGGGGTGGAAATCTCGGCGAGGCTGGATGCGTGGGTTGGATGTTCAACAAACAGGGAGTGCTCACCTTTGATATGTCGGTAGGCGAGGAAGCTCTGATGGAGACTGCCCTTGAAGCCGGCGCCGAGGACATAAAAGATGATGAAAACACGCTTACCGTGATCACCTCCCCTTCAGTCTTCGACAAAGTCAAAGCGGCCTGCACCTCCAAAAACCTCGCATTTATAGAAGCGGAAATCAGCATGATTCCGCAGAACACTGTCAAACTGGAAGGCGGCGATGCGGAAAAGATGCTGAAGCTCATGGATGATCTCGAAGACCATGATGATGTCCAAAACGTGTACGCCAATTTCGATATAGATGCGGAGACGATGGAACAATTCGCATAACCAGAGAGAATGCCGATGCGCGTCCTAGGGATAGATCCGGGAAGCAGGACAACTGGATATGGCATAGTGGAAATATCTCAAGGCAAAGTTCATCATGTAGACAACGGCGGGATTTCGCCATCCCCCTCACTCCCCTTTGCAGAGAGGCTTAAGCAAATTTATCGGGGTCTGCAAAAACTGATAGAGGATCATAGACCCGATGCCGTCGCGATAGAAAACATCTTCGTCGCGAAAAATGTTAAAAGCTCGCTGATTCTGGGGCACGCCAGAGGGACAGCGATGCTGGCGGCTTCGATAGCCGGAGTCGAAGTCACAGAATATTCGCCCCGAGAGGTTAAACAGGCGGTCGTTGGAACCGGCAATGCAACCAAGGATCAAATTCAGCGGATGGTGAAAGTAATGTTATCACTCCCAGAAGTGGCATTCGAAGATGCCTCCGACGCCCTCGCTGTAGCCATATGCCACTGTAATGCGGAGAGCTATAACAGTAAACTCAAAAGCGCCCTAAAAAAGGGGACCGTTAAAAGATGATATCCATGCTAACAGGAATTCTCGTCCAAAAGAGTCCGAACCACTGCACGGTGGATGTCGGAGGGGTCGGCTACAATGTTCACACATCGCTTTCGACCTACAGCACCCTTCCCGAGATAAATGAAAAAGTATCGCTCGCAATACATACATATGTGAGAGAGGACCAGCTCCAGCTCTTTGGATTTTTTACCAGCGATGAAAAACTTATTTTCCAGAGGTTGATTTCAATATCGGGAATAGGCCCCAAGCTTGCTATGTCCATACTTTCCGGCCTTCCCCCTCACGCCCTTACCAGAGCTATAGAATCAGGCGACAGCGCCAGGCTATCATCCATACCCGGCATAGGTAAAAAAACTGCCGCGCGGATAGTTATCGAACTTAGAGATCGCATCGGCAAAGATCTGGCCAGCGTATCAAGCGCTGCCGGTGAACATCCCTCAAGCATAAAGGAGGATGCCATATCGGCATTGGTGAATCTCGGCTACAGGAGGCCTGAAGCGGAGCGCGTAATTTTCGCCATCGCCGACATCGACAAGATGCGCATCGAAGATGCCATAAGAAAGGCGCTCCAGGAGTTAAACCGCGTATGAAGGAAAGAGGAGAAAATATTTTAAGCGCGATCGATATCTTCGAAGAAGATAAAAAAACAGATCTCAGCCTTCGGCCGCATAATCTCACAGAATACATTGGACAGCAAAAACTCAAGGACCGCCTTTCGCTTTTCATAGAGGCCGCCAAGAAACGAGGAGAACATCTCGACCATGTCCTTTTCTCAGGCCCTCCCGGGCTTGGAAAGACGACGATGGCAAATATCATCGCAAATGAGCTCGGAGTCGATATCACCACGACTTCCGGACCCGTGATAGAGAGAACGGGAGATCTCGCCGCCATACTGACAAACCTGAAAGATCACGATGTTTTGTTCATTGATGAAATTCACCGCCTCAACAATGTCGTCGAAGAGGTGCTATACCCGGCTATGGAGGATTTCAAGTTGGACATCCTGGTCGGACAGGGTCCATCAGCAAAGACCATCAAGTTGGACTTGCCGAGATTCACACTCGTTGGGGCAACCACTCGCTCCGGGCTTCTAACCTCCCCGCTTCGGGATCGTTTTGGCGTAAGCGCCCACCTGGATTTCTATCCCCCGCAGGACCTACAGTACATAGTGGTACGATCGGCGAAGATACTGGGAGTCGAGATAGATCCCTACGGCGCTTTCGAAATAGCCAAGAGGTCCCGCGGCACACCCAGAATCGCAAACAGACTCCTGCGAAGAGTCCGCGACTTTGCCCAGATAAAAGCTCACGGCTACATCGATCTCTCCGTGGCATCGGACGCACTCCAGATGTTGGATGTCGACGAAAAGGGATTCGACGATATGGACAGAAGAATCCTGAAGACTATCATCGAAAAATTTTCAGGCGGACCGGTTGGGATAGACACAATATCTTCTGCGATCAACGAGGAGAAGGATACCATCGAGGATGTCTACGAGCCATATCTGATACAGTGTGGCTACCTCAACAGAACTCCGCGGGGGAGAACGGCGACTAAGCTTGCTTACGACCACTTAGGGCTGCCATTTGGAGACTCCAAACAAAAGCCTCTCTTCTAGCACCATGAAAGCGTTCCTCAGAAAAACAGCCGAAGGGTTTCTCTCGCTGGTAACTCCGACCAGGCTCGCCGTAATACTTATATCATCCTTTTTCTTCTGGTTTCTGGCATTTGGAGACCAGGGGCTCTATCAGCTGAAAGAGCTCATGGAAATGAAATCGAAGCTTTCGCTCGAGCAGAAGAAGATAAACGAAGAGATAGATCACATCGCCAAACAGAAAGAAATTCTCTCCGATCCAAAAAAACTCGAAATGGTGATAAGAAACGAGCTCGGATATATCAAACCGGGAGAAGTCGTATTCGAAGAAAAACCTGCTGAATCAAAAAAACAAACTGCCGAAGCGGAAAATGATGAGGTTATTAAATCGGCAGAGTGAACGTCCCTATCTTTATAAGAGGACGCGCAAGTCTTCCAGTTATCGAAAGAGGATATCTTCCATCTTCACCCTTCTGTTTTTCGACTATGAAGAGGAATGGGAGCGCCTTTTCCAGGGTCTCAGAAGCCTTAAAGGTTCCATTGAGATTAAAACGGTAATTTGCAATATCATTGGAAAGAAATATTTTCCCTGTGATGTCGAGCTCCAGATCCCCTCCGGACAGTTTAAAAGATAAAACGGTTACAGTTCCTTTGCCTATTTCGAGCTTTAACAGGGAGCCTCTGCCTTTTGAAATAACCAGGTCGGGAAGCGGCATCTCAAGTTCCCCGAGCTTCGCATTGGTGGCTGCAATTTTTATGTCATCCAAATGGAGTTCCAGCTTCCCCTCCGAACGGATTGGCCTCTGCCTGTCTATTTTCAAATCGACCCTGCCGTCTATCTGGCTGGATATGGGCATCTTCGTAGAAGCGCCGACAACATCGAAATTTTTAAGATCGACATCATCGAGCGACATGTTGAGCAAAATCTCGTCGGCGCTCTGTACTGCGCTTCCCGAAATCTCCCCGCGACCTATGTC
Above is a window of Myxococcales bacterium DNA encoding:
- a CDS encoding prepilin-type N-terminal cleavage/methylation domain-containing protein, with the protein product MKFGSKHKGCGGFTIVELVAVMVLLGIMAVAAVVAFDVPAADLDAIARKLQSNIQLAQDFAMTHGSTYGFRAIDSANYEIFEGIPGSPAKDPLGSGSLLIDISPVVFVGSPPTITFNSVGVPDIASDSTIVLTQSGVTKVITVRSETGFVTTSSP
- a CDS encoding prepilin-type N-terminal cleavage/methylation domain-containing protein, producing the protein MKLCRRGFTLIELLLTVVIISVGMVGIMALFENATRGAIQIDLNVIASNLAREKLERIILAKVTSGYGSITSNAYPNETFTGDLSVYTRSTNIAEVASSDLITPEPSSGYKRVTVTVVWGQAANQRVSIPTIISNY
- a CDS encoding type II secretion system protein; protein product: MSRKGFTLIELILVITILGILAISALPRFLDLSTSAEQASMQGVVGAVRSGIALYRANDMVTNGGSGSYPATLDSNANGACVTCFDTILSNGVNDTSWTKASATSYSFNDGTAVTTFTYNITDGTFQ
- a CDS encoding type II secretion system F family protein, which gives rise to MPTFIYKARDKDGVLISGEIEAVSSVELKEGLFREGMVPISVKEVSKTFFSLKMFTDLFNKVRQEDIMIFTRQFYTLFKAGVSIDTILDTMIKQIRARTLRNALIRVRSDIGSGSTLAQAFGRHPQIFNELYVSMLAAGEEAGILEEVLSKLSALLSKDYEIKKNVKGATLYPKIVIFFLVVAVATLMTLVVPRFVEFYGRYDAELPLPTKLLIGISNFMRNYWYLVLGAAMAGFVAFRRFYTTKVGRFKMDALRLKMPVFGPLNLKVANSRFGHILAALYHSGLAMPRSLEVVANVIDNAAFGLEILKVRDDIKRGTTLSEAMSRQTYFPPVMIETAAVAERAGALDEMLSTVAEHFDLEVDHTIKNLTTLLEPILLVGIFAFVALLALAIFLPIWNMSSVVGGMH
- a CDS encoding type II/IV secretion system protein; this encodes MSKRLNIPFVALGDYTIDSDAVKLVPMSLAKKYHFMPMFKIEDTLTIAMADPLDVFALDDVRAALNCRIQPMLAAQDEIDQLIAENYRAMDGTGEGKDEIEIIQYGSESVEDMAEQLKEMASGSQVIAEVNRLLATAAKEGASDIHIEPAEKTLKIRNRVDGVLEERLILKKQLHLPIITRIKIIGGMDIAERRIPQDGRVRARMSGKNLDMRVSTYPTMYGEKVVIRLLTKEQSLGVDSLGFDDLQKQTFENIISRPYGIFLVTGPTGSGKTTTLYAALQRLNSQDRNIVSIEDPIENEIPGVNQAQVNVKAGMTFGSAMKSILRQDPDIIMLGEVRDQETADMAVRAAITGHLVFSTIHTNTALGAVSRLEDLGVEKFMIASALVGVMSQRLVRKICSKCKSPVEPDPVKMSALSIPDGTKLFRGRGCKFCRMSGYSGRIGLFKVVDMDMQLRQLVMSGANEAELDSYVTSRGIKDMRQQGVQRIIDGITTVEEVLRVTGEDS
- a CDS encoding type IV pilus twitching motility protein PilT, with the protein product MTLTLRDLLIHTIEKKGSDLHINTGLPPQVRIDGKLTPIGDSPLSPEQAKELCYECLNQEQVMHFETERSIDLSFQIEGHSRFRANIFWALDTVCAAFRPIPLQIPTPDTLGIPASVLNLINKPRGLVLVTGQTGSGKSTTLASMLEQINQNSHEHIITIEDPIEYLFTQKKSLINQREIGRDAHGFSQALRYILRQDPDVVLIGEMRDLETIQSAITVAETGHLVFATLHTNSAVQSVDRIIDVFPPHHQNQVRTQLSFMLEGVVSQQLLPKIGGGRTLAMEILLPNSGIRNLIREGKTHQIAAQMQMGQQHSDMVMMDQSLAKLVKAGIVDHDEARRAAINVEDFNSYML
- a CDS encoding YebC/PmpR family DNA-binding transcriptional regulator encodes the protein MSGHNKWSTIKHKKGAADAKRGKIFSKLIKEISVAARVGGGDPNSNPRLRTVLDKARTANMPNDNITRAIKRGTGELEGVSYEEVTFEGYGPGGVAVLVETMTDNRNRTVAELRHIFSKRGGNLGEAGCVGWMFNKQGVLTFDMSVGEEALMETALEAGAEDIKDDENTLTVITSPSVFDKVKAACTSKNLAFIEAEISMIPQNTVKLEGGDAEKMLKLMDDLEDHDDVQNVYANFDIDAETMEQFA